One Niallia circulans DNA segment encodes these proteins:
- a CDS encoding IS1182 family transposase produces the protein MFKDYNTNQLILPLDLEVKLQKNDIAFSIHQLVEIIPEIAFDSFFRQTVCPAYHPRMMWLAQGYEPSYRTINRFRVHPEMKELIRQCFIQFRCQLVQEKIIDQEAIFIDGTKIEANANKFTFVWKKSAEKYHTSLVEKSNQLYNELLEKQIIPEMTRENDEQLSLEELAQLAEKIEEVVEDYTEKMEKSSNANERKQWRKERKTPKQLLKQVKEWIVRKHKYQKDFDIFGTRNSYSKTDQDATFMRMKEDYMKNGQLKPGYNLQVASEGQYTLAYGIFSNPTDTKTLIPFLDQIQEQYFSLPEYIVADAGYGSEQNYGDILTKRQCTPLITYGHYMKEQKKKYKTDPFKTSNWLYNQIIDTYTCPNQQAVTYKYTSTRTDSTGFKRTFKIYECEDCTNCPFQLSCTKGKEGTNRQLRINEKWEQQKEHIRAKLSEEKAGSIYRQRKVVVEPIFGFLKASLGFTRFSVRGKSKVENDIGLALMAVNLRKYAVRM, from the coding sequence ATGTTTAAAGATTATAACACGAATCAATTGATTTTACCTTTAGATTTAGAAGTGAAATTACAAAAGAATGATATTGCCTTTTCTATTCATCAATTAGTGGAAATTATTCCGGAAATAGCCTTTGATTCCTTTTTCCGTCAAACAGTTTGCCCAGCTTACCATCCTCGTATGATGTGGCTAGCTCAAGGGTATGAGCCAAGCTATCGGACCATCAATCGATTTCGTGTTCATCCAGAAATGAAAGAGCTTATTAGACAATGCTTTATTCAATTCCGCTGTCAGCTTGTACAAGAAAAGATCATTGACCAAGAAGCTATTTTTATAGATGGTACTAAAATTGAAGCAAATGCCAATAAATTCACTTTTGTCTGGAAGAAATCTGCTGAAAAATATCATACGAGTCTAGTGGAGAAGTCTAATCAGCTATACAATGAGTTGCTTGAAAAGCAAATTATCCCTGAAATGACACGAGAAAACGACGAACAACTATCATTAGAAGAACTAGCTCAATTGGCCGAAAAAATAGAAGAAGTGGTGGAAGACTACACAGAAAAAATGGAGAAGTCCAGTAATGCCAACGAACGTAAACAGTGGCGTAAAGAACGAAAAACACCGAAACAACTCCTAAAACAAGTGAAGGAATGGATAGTACGAAAACATAAATATCAGAAGGACTTTGACATATTTGGTACTCGTAATAGCTATTCCAAAACCGACCAAGATGCGACCTTCATGCGAATGAAAGAGGATTATATGAAAAACGGTCAATTAAAGCCTGGTTATAATCTTCAAGTAGCGTCCGAAGGACAATACACGCTTGCCTACGGCATTTTTTCTAATCCAACAGATACGAAAACACTTATTCCATTCCTAGATCAAATACAGGAACAGTACTTTTCCTTACCAGAATATATTGTCGCAGATGCAGGGTACGGCAGCGAACAGAATTATGGGGACATCTTAACAAAGCGCCAATGTACCCCACTAATTACATATGGTCATTATATGAAGGAACAGAAGAAAAAATATAAAACGGACCCATTTAAAACAAGCAATTGGTTATACAATCAAATAATCGACACCTATACTTGCCCAAATCAACAAGCAGTAACATATAAGTACACATCTACTCGAACAGATTCCACAGGATTTAAACGCACCTTCAAAATTTATGAATGTGAGGACTGTACAAATTGTCCATTTCAGCTGTCATGTACAAAGGGAAAAGAAGGCACAAACCGTCAATTGAGGATCAATGAAAAATGGGAACAGCAAAAAGAGCATATAAGAGCGAAGCTTTCAGAAGAAAAAGCTGGTTCCATCTACCGTCAAAGAAAAGTAGTTGTGGAACCAATTTTTGGATTTCTGAAGGCTAGTTTAGGTTTCACACGATTTTCTGTCCGTGGAAAATCGAAAGTAGAAAATGACATCGGTCTAGCATTAATGGCCGTAAACTTAAGAAAATATGCGGTAAGAATGTAA
- a CDS encoding PTS sugar transporter subunit IIA, which produces MLLNDSQIFLDLELNDRDAVLEYISVQAQQLGIIENQEVLLKDFISREEQYPTAFQEGIAIPHAKSVTVKKATLFFIKTKEKIDWKSPDHYKVKFIFAILVPEMEAGTKHIKILSALAGNLMEEQFQERLFKVNTKEDILNLFKSVEMEVV; this is translated from the coding sequence TTGCTTTTAAATGATAGCCAAATATTTTTAGATTTAGAATTAAATGATCGAGATGCGGTATTAGAGTATATTTCTGTTCAGGCACAGCAATTAGGGATAATTGAAAATCAAGAGGTTCTATTAAAGGATTTTATTAGCAGGGAAGAGCAGTATCCTACTGCTTTTCAGGAGGGGATTGCCATTCCTCATGCTAAAAGTGTAACAGTTAAGAAGGCTACGCTCTTTTTTATTAAAACAAAAGAAAAAATTGATTGGAAATCTCCTGATCACTATAAGGTGAAATTTATTTTTGCTATTCTTGTTCCGGAAATGGAGGCAGGTACGAAGCATATAAAAATTTTGTCAGCACTTGCTGGGAATCTAATGGAGGAGCAATTTCAAGAACGGCTTTTTAAAGTGAACACGAAAGAGGATATTTTGAATTTATTTAAGAGTGTTGAAATGGAGGTTGTTTGA
- a CDS encoding endonuclease NucS domain-containing protein, which translates to MPIEVGIWNINDGVKKLSYSNIESEQKLEDILTKDISILSDDLLLIGRQIQTDYGKFIDMLAIDGDGNLNIIELKKSRTPRDVVAQAIDYASWVQTLSYERILNIFEEKNGIPMEKAFAEKFDNALPEKINDTHQIMIVSSELDSETERIINYLSNNFDVPINAVFFRYFENNKQQFITRSWLLDPNIVDEKSSSIKVDSKREKWNKQDFVVNFEDGQYRSWEDAIKYGFISAGNGQWYSKTLYKLFVGARVFCMIPKKGYVGIGKVIETATPIKDVIFTNNNEQKKVEEIDLLAPDMMHDKDDLEKCEHVVKIQWEKYVPKDQAYWEKGLKANQNSAYKLRSQYTIEKVSDFFGIN; encoded by the coding sequence ATGCCGATAGAAGTGGGAATATGGAATATAAATGATGGAGTGAAGAAGCTATCGTATTCCAATATAGAATCTGAGCAAAAGTTAGAAGACATATTAACAAAGGATATATCAATACTATCAGATGACCTATTACTTATAGGTCGTCAAATCCAGACAGATTATGGGAAATTCATAGATATGCTTGCCATAGATGGAGACGGTAATTTGAATATTATTGAGTTGAAAAAAAGTAGAACTCCAAGAGATGTAGTGGCTCAGGCAATAGACTATGCATCATGGGTACAGACCTTATCCTATGAACGTATATTAAATATATTTGAGGAAAAAAATGGAATACCTATGGAAAAAGCATTTGCGGAGAAGTTTGATAATGCTCTTCCTGAAAAGATTAATGATACACACCAAATAATGATAGTTTCTTCTGAATTAGATAGCGAAACTGAAAGGATAATTAACTATCTTTCAAATAATTTTGATGTACCTATAAATGCTGTTTTCTTCCGTTATTTTGAAAATAACAAACAACAATTTATTACAAGAAGTTGGTTATTAGATCCTAATATAGTTGATGAAAAATCCAGCAGTATTAAAGTTGATAGCAAAAGAGAAAAGTGGAATAAGCAAGATTTTGTAGTGAATTTTGAGGACGGTCAATACCGGAGCTGGGAAGATGCTATTAAGTATGGATTTATCTCTGCAGGAAACGGACAATGGTACAGTAAGACGCTATATAAACTATTTGTTGGTGCTAGAGTTTTCTGTATGATTCCTAAAAAAGGATATGTAGGAATAGGAAAAGTAATTGAAACAGCAACACCAATTAAGGATGTTATTTTTACAAATAATAATGAACAAAAAAAAGTTGAAGAAATAGATTTACTTGCACCTGATATGATGCACGATAAAGATGATCTGGAAAAATGCGAGCATGTAGTTAAAATACAATGGGAGAAATATGTGCCAAAAGATCAGGCTTATTGGGAGAAAGGCTTAAAAGCTAATCAAAATAGTGCATATAAGCTAAGAAGTCAATATACTATAGAAAAGGTATCTGATTTTTTCGGAATTAATTAA
- a CDS encoding IS3 family transposase (programmed frameshift) gives MERKPAGKKYNDDFKKTIVDLYHSGSPVKELSSEYGVSEVTIYKWVKDFTPIGSEKEALTPKELAEIQKENLRLKQEVEILKKGYGHIREKVTESELIDFIEEHKDHYPVQKMCEVLAVPRSSYYGSLEKTTSKRELENQELTQEIQRIHLESKSRYGAPKIHKTLSNNGVCLSLKRVQRLMRKAGIRSITRKKYRPFPSKEKVVQLGNLLKRDFSTCTINEKWVADITYIPTVKDGWCYLASVLDLHSKKIVCYSFSRFMTSELVIEALQNACFSQKPRKGLILHTELGSQYTSSEFTQHVQKYGIRQSFSQKGCPYDNACIESFHAILKKEEVYHTQYTDYRAAKLAMFQFIEGWYNRNRIHSSIGYQTPQAMEDQIRRTA, from the exons TTGGAACGTAAACCTGCAGGCAAAAAATATAACGATGATTTTAAGAAAACGATTGTGGATTTGTATCATTCCGGCAGCCCGGTTAAAGAATTAAGCAGCGAATATGGCGTATCAGAAGTAACAATTTATAAATGGGTGAAAGACTTTACCCCTATTGGTTCAGAAAAAGAGGCGCTGACACCAAAAGAGTTAGCCGAGATTCAGAAAGAAAACCTTCGGTTAAAACAGGAGGTAGAAATCCTAAAAAAGG GCTATGGCCATATTCGCGAAAAAGTAACCGAATCAGAGCTCATCGATTTTATCGAGGAACACAAGGATCATTATCCCGTCCAGAAAATGTGCGAAGTACTGGCCGTGCCAAGAAGCAGCTACTATGGATCCCTTGAAAAAACGACGTCAAAACGTGAACTAGAAAACCAGGAACTCACGCAGGAAATCCAACGGATTCACTTGGAAAGTAAGTCGCGTTATGGCGCACCGAAAATCCATAAGACCCTATCGAACAACGGGGTTTGTTTAAGCCTGAAGCGTGTCCAGCGCTTAATGAGAAAGGCAGGCATCCGTTCGATTACCAGGAAAAAATACCGTCCTTTCCCCTCAAAAGAAAAGGTTGTGCAGCTGGGTAATCTTTTAAAAAGAGACTTCTCTACCTGCACGATCAATGAGAAATGGGTGGCGGATATTACGTATATTCCTACGGTAAAAGACGGTTGGTGCTATCTGGCCTCAGTATTGGATCTGCATTCGAAAAAAATTGTTTGCTATTCTTTTTCTCGTTTTATGACTTCGGAATTAGTGATCGAAGCACTTCAAAACGCCTGTTTTTCTCAAAAGCCCCGAAAGGGCTTAATTCTTCATACCGAACTTGGCTCACAATATACCAGCAGTGAGTTTACTCAGCATGTCCAAAAATACGGAATCAGGCAGTCTTTCAGTCAGAAAGGCTGTCCTTATGACAATGCCTGTATAGAGTCATTTCACGCCATATTAAAGAAAGAAGAAGTCTATCATACCCAGTACACAGACTACCGGGCAGCGAAGCTGGCCATGTTTCAGTTTATAGAGGGCTGGTACAACAGAAACAGAATTCACAGCAGCATCGGCTATCAAACACCTCAAGCTATGGAGGATCAGATTAGAAGAACCGCTTAA